Proteins encoded within one genomic window of Bradyrhizobium sp. AZCC 1719:
- a CDS encoding glutamine amidotransferase has protein sequence MSFRSSKNGDNIVPFPGRGALPALAPDAASLSPVLIVLHQESSTPGRVGNALRALGYPLDIRRPRFGDPLPETLAQHAGAVIFGGPMSANDSDDYVRREIDWIEIPLRERRPFLGICLGAQMLAKQLGAPVAPHHEGRVEVGYYPIRPTAAGHALCSDWPERVYHWHGEGFQLPDGAELLAEGDDFPVQAFRHGHAFGFQFHPDVTYAMMHRWTTRGCVRMDSPGAQPRHLHFEGRAVHDVVERAWLKNFIAGWIVRAPHAALLEAAE, from the coding sequence ATGTCGTTCCGGTCGAGCAAAAATGGCGACAACATTGTGCCCTTTCCGGGCAGAGGGGCGCTGCCTGCGCTTGCGCCTGACGCCGCATCCCTGTCACCAGTTCTGATCGTGCTCCACCAGGAAAGCTCGACACCCGGCCGGGTTGGCAACGCGCTGCGCGCGCTCGGCTATCCCCTCGATATCAGGCGACCGCGGTTCGGCGACCCGTTGCCGGAAACGCTGGCCCAGCATGCCGGCGCCGTCATCTTCGGCGGCCCGATGAGCGCCAACGACTCCGACGACTATGTCCGCCGCGAGATCGACTGGATCGAAATTCCCTTGCGCGAGCGGCGGCCGTTTCTCGGCATCTGCCTGGGCGCGCAGATGCTCGCCAAGCAATTGGGCGCGCCAGTCGCGCCGCATCATGAAGGCAGGGTCGAGGTCGGTTACTATCCGATCCGCCCAACCGCTGCCGGTCACGCGCTCTGTTCGGACTGGCCGGAGCGCGTCTACCATTGGCACGGCGAAGGATTTCAACTGCCTGACGGCGCCGAACTGCTGGCGGAAGGCGATGACTTTCCGGTGCAGGCGTTTCGGCACGGCCACGCGTTCGGCTTCCAGTTTCATCCCGACGTCACCTACGCCATGATGCATCGCTGGACCACGCGCGGATGCGTGCGGATGGATTCGCCGGGCGCGCAGCCGCGTCACCTTCACTTCGAAGGCCGCGCCGTGCACGACGTCGTCGAACGGGCGTGGCTGAAGAATTTCATTGCAGGCTGGATCGTGCGCGCGCCGCACGCGGCTCTGCTGGAAGCGGCCGAATAG
- a CDS encoding enoyl-CoA hydratase, with the protein MTYQHILYEVSDKVATITLNRPDRMNAWTATMERDVRHAMEAASTDDDVRVIVLTGAGRAFCAGADMEALQAIDPSEIRRGENVPPFDMNRRADWQTRYAYYPAIPKPVIGMLNGATAGIGLVHALYCDLRFAADNTVFTTSFARRGLIAEHGISWMLPRIVGHANALDLLMSARRVSSEEALRIGLVNRIYPPEQLREQTYAYARDLADFVSPSAISVIKRQLYDVPFQTLAEATIDANREMQIALKGSDFREGVASFVEKRPPQFTGK; encoded by the coding sequence GTGACCTATCAGCATATTCTCTACGAGGTGAGCGACAAGGTCGCGACCATCACGCTCAACCGCCCCGACCGCATGAACGCGTGGACTGCGACCATGGAGCGCGACGTGCGCCACGCGATGGAGGCGGCCAGCACCGACGACGATGTCCGCGTCATCGTGCTCACCGGCGCCGGCCGCGCCTTCTGCGCAGGTGCGGACATGGAGGCGTTGCAGGCCATCGACCCCAGCGAGATCAGGCGCGGCGAGAACGTCCCGCCCTTCGACATGAACCGCCGGGCGGACTGGCAGACGCGCTACGCCTATTATCCGGCGATCCCAAAACCCGTGATCGGCATGCTCAACGGCGCCACCGCCGGCATCGGCCTGGTCCACGCGCTTTATTGCGACCTGCGTTTTGCGGCCGACAACACCGTCTTCACCACCTCGTTTGCGCGCCGCGGGCTGATAGCCGAGCACGGCATTAGCTGGATGCTGCCGCGCATCGTCGGCCACGCCAATGCGCTGGATTTGCTGATGTCGGCGCGGCGAGTCTCAAGCGAGGAAGCGCTGCGGATCGGGCTGGTCAACCGGATCTATCCGCCGGAGCAGTTGCGCGAGCAGACGTATGCCTACGCGCGCGATCTCGCCGATTTCGTCTCGCCCAGCGCGATTTCGGTCATCAAGCGCCAGCTCTATGACGTGCCGTTCCAGACGCTGGCGGAAGCCACCATCGACGCCAACCGCGAAATGCAGATCGCGCTGAAGGGGAGCGATTTCCGGGAGGGGGTAGCGAGTTTTGTCGAGAAGCGTCCGCCGCAGTTTACGGGGAAGTGA